Proteins encoded within one genomic window of Ideonella dechloratans:
- a CDS encoding HAD family hydrolase has translation MPASERVHAGPLRPHLIFDFGGVLFRWRPADLLARVLPQHIHSGEEAEHWKRQFFQAYQGDWGAFDSGLISAEECRDRIAARTGLSRQEVQAVIEAVPAELMPQQETVAILRALKTAGHRLFFLSNMPEPYARHLEQHHDFLAWFEDGVFSARVKTGKPGLDIFRLALARFGVAAQEALFIDDHVENIQAAAQLGLPALHFTSAARLALDLKGKGFSLPGVSVPDATAESN, from the coding sequence ATGCCAGCTTCTGAACGGGTTCACGCAGGGCCACTTCGCCCGCACCTGATCTTCGACTTCGGCGGGGTGCTGTTCCGCTGGAGGCCGGCCGATCTGCTGGCCCGGGTGCTTCCTCAGCACATCCATTCGGGTGAAGAGGCCGAACACTGGAAGCGACAGTTTTTCCAGGCCTACCAAGGGGACTGGGGGGCCTTCGACAGCGGCCTGATCAGTGCTGAGGAATGTCGCGATCGCATTGCGGCTCGCACCGGTCTGAGCCGGCAGGAGGTGCAGGCGGTGATCGAGGCGGTGCCTGCGGAGCTGATGCCGCAGCAGGAGACCGTGGCCATCCTGCGGGCCCTCAAGACCGCGGGGCATCGGCTGTTCTTCCTCTCGAACATGCCGGAGCCCTATGCCCGCCACCTGGAGCAGCACCACGACTTCCTCGCCTGGTTCGAGGACGGGGTGTTCTCGGCCCGGGTGAAGACCGGCAAGCCGGGGCTGGACATCTTCCGTCTGGCGCTGGCCCGCTTCGGCGTGGCGGCCCAGGAGGCCCTGTTCATCGATGACCATGTGGAGAACATCCAGGCTGCCGCCCAGCTCGGGCTGCCGGCACTGCACTTCACGTCTGCGGCGCGTCTGGCGCTGGACCTGAAGGGCAAGGGGTTCAGTCTGCCTGGCGTGTCCGTGCCCGACGCCACTGCCGAGTCGAACTGA
- a CDS encoding GlxA family transcriptional regulator: MRLPAGPVNLWFLVLPDTLLLDLAGPAEAFRLANQHLARRGLPPAFALHFISPEPETLSSVGLPLAGLMPLPAALPPDSWVWLLGRPGEASKVIRPEPAWLSARDWLNLTLAPLLQANPSPCRLLTVCSGALLAADAGLLAHREATTHHELLDELARLAPGCKVQGNRVFVQDGPVWSSAGVTAGIDLALHLVAEVLGEGPASAVAQVMVVFHRRGQQDPERSPLLAGRRHLHPAVHAVQNAVVEAPGEDWSLERMASVAHVTPRHLTRLFQQHAGVSPRQHVEQVRLALAREAHGSGMSRDRAADLAGFSSTRQWRRARTRQAD; this comes from the coding sequence ATGAGACTGCCCGCCGGCCCGGTGAACCTCTGGTTCCTGGTGCTGCCCGACACCTTGCTGCTGGACCTGGCCGGGCCAGCGGAAGCCTTCCGCCTGGCCAACCAGCACCTGGCCCGGCGGGGCCTGCCGCCGGCCTTCGCGCTGCATTTCATCAGCCCGGAACCAGAAACCCTCAGTTCGGTGGGCCTGCCCCTGGCAGGGCTGATGCCCCTGCCCGCTGCACTGCCCCCTGACAGCTGGGTCTGGCTGCTGGGACGCCCCGGTGAGGCATCGAAGGTGATCCGTCCCGAGCCGGCCTGGCTGTCGGCGCGGGACTGGCTGAACCTGACCCTGGCGCCGCTGCTGCAGGCCAACCCGAGCCCATGCCGACTGCTGACCGTCTGCTCAGGCGCCCTGCTGGCGGCCGACGCCGGCCTGCTGGCGCACCGCGAGGCCACGACCCACCATGAGCTGCTGGACGAACTGGCCCGGCTGGCGCCGGGCTGCAAGGTGCAGGGCAACCGCGTCTTCGTGCAGGATGGGCCGGTCTGGAGCAGCGCAGGCGTCACCGCAGGCATCGACCTGGCCCTGCACCTGGTTGCCGAAGTGCTTGGCGAAGGACCGGCTTCGGCGGTGGCACAGGTGATGGTGGTGTTCCACCGCCGGGGCCAGCAGGACCCGGAGCGCTCGCCGCTGCTGGCGGGACGGCGGCACCTGCACCCGGCCGTTCATGCCGTGCAGAACGCGGTGGTCGAGGCGCCGGGCGAGGACTGGAGCCTGGAGCGCATGGCGTCGGTGGCCCATGTCACCCCGCGCCATCTGACGCGCCTGTTCCAGCAGCATGCCGGCGTGTCGCCCCGCCAGCACGTCGAGCAGGTGCGTCTGGCCCTGGCCCGCGAGGCCCATGGCAGCGGGATGAGCCGGGATCGGGCCGCCGATCTGGCCGGCTTCAGTTCGACTCGGCAGTGGCGTCGGGCACGGACACGCCAGGCAGACTGA
- a CDS encoding isochorismatase family protein — protein MSSPDTAVLLIDVQASFTARPYWSRAELPAYLDATTRLLTGAQAAGLPIVQVFHTDGPDRADNPFAHASGLVRPLPGLPAFDAARVVEKHRHSALVGTGLGDWLREQGLRRLIVAGIRTEQCCETTTRHASDEGWEVDYVTEATLTFDMVSPAGNVVTAAQLRERTETVLAGRFATVCTIAQALERATAVAQAT, from the coding sequence ATGTCCTCTCCTGACACCGCCGTGCTGCTCATCGATGTCCAGGCCTCCTTCACCGCCCGGCCCTACTGGTCCCGCGCCGAGCTGCCGGCCTACCTGGACGCCACCACCCGCCTGCTGACCGGCGCACAGGCCGCCGGACTGCCCATCGTCCAGGTCTTCCACACCGATGGCCCCGACCGGGCCGACAACCCTTTCGCGCACGCCAGCGGCCTGGTGCGTCCCCTGCCCGGCCTGCCCGCCTTCGACGCCGCGCGGGTGGTGGAGAAGCACCGCCACAGCGCCCTGGTCGGCACGGGGCTGGGCGACTGGCTGCGTGAACAGGGACTGCGTCGGCTGATCGTGGCCGGCATCCGCACCGAGCAATGCTGCGAGACGACCACCCGCCACGCCAGCGACGAGGGCTGGGAGGTGGACTACGTGACGGAAGCCACCCTGACCTTCGACATGGTGAGCCCCGCCGGCAACGTGGTGACCGCCGCGCAACTGCGCGAGCGAACCGAGACCGTGCTGGCCGGCCGCTTCGCCACCGTCTGTACCATCGCGCAGGCCCTGGAGCGGGCCACTGCCGTGGCGCAGGCGACATGA
- a CDS encoding glycoside hydrolase family protein — MDVLLTRPTARAGLKLLLGLAMALAVGLAMASEKRGVGLKDRNGASQLQALKVSWYYTWTPQPMADPVSAKFVPMVWGGRWLDSQISALQGKPVAPELLALNEPDQVGQSNMSVQDAVAAWPVLSQLGTRISSPATSAPLGGWALSFERSAKASNLRTDFVAIHIYGPPDPQKFLQRLDAAYKHYRKPIWITEFAVADWSAREAGTNRYSEEQVMAFMKVVIPELEKRSYVERYAWFGAGRGSGKEAVRTSRLVDSRGALTPLGRLYASF, encoded by the coding sequence ATGGATGTGCTGCTGACAAGACCGACGGCCCGAGCCGGCCTGAAGCTCCTGCTGGGCTTGGCCATGGCATTGGCGGTGGGACTGGCCATGGCCAGCGAAAAGCGTGGCGTCGGCCTGAAGGATCGCAACGGTGCATCCCAGTTGCAGGCCCTCAAGGTGAGCTGGTACTACACCTGGACCCCGCAGCCGATGGCCGATCCCGTGTCCGCCAAGTTCGTGCCCATGGTGTGGGGGGGGCGCTGGCTCGACAGCCAGATCTCTGCGCTGCAAGGCAAGCCTGTGGCGCCCGAGCTGCTGGCGCTCAATGAGCCCGATCAGGTCGGACAGTCCAACATGTCGGTCCAGGACGCTGTAGCGGCCTGGCCGGTCCTCAGTCAGTTGGGTACCCGGATCAGCTCACCCGCCACGTCTGCCCCCCTGGGGGGCTGGGCGTTGAGTTTTGAAAGGAGCGCCAAGGCGTCCAATCTGCGCACGGACTTTGTCGCCATTCACATCTATGGTCCTCCGGATCCTCAGAAGTTTTTGCAGCGATTGGACGCGGCTTACAAGCACTACCGCAAGCCGATCTGGATCACCGAGTTTGCTGTGGCCGACTGGAGTGCCCGCGAAGCGGGTACCAACCGTTACTCCGAGGAGCAAGTGATGGCCTTCATGAAGGTGGTGATTCCCGAGCTGGAGAAGCGCTCCTATGTGGAGCGCTATGCTTGGTTTGGTGCGGGGCGTGGGAGTGGCAAGGAGGCGGTACGCACTTCGCGACTGGTGGACAGTCGTGGTGCACTCACCCCCCTCGGACGCCTGTATGCCAGCTTCTGA
- a CDS encoding GlxA family transcriptional regulator — translation MKPGDRPTDVLLLMFDEVELLDFAGPYEVFTTANRLARRDAPSADAAHMPVPPFRLRTASPDGRPVRARAGLGLQPDLALHDAAAPDLLIVPGGVVDRLQQDPVFLATLARLGRDAGRVASICTGAFLLADAGLLRNAEATTHWEDLEALGRRHPQLRLRPDRRWVDTGRVLSSAGIAAGLDLSLHLVRRCAGVELAQRTARQLDYPWDPTE, via the coding sequence ATGAAGCCCGGCGACCGCCCCACCGACGTCCTGCTGCTGATGTTCGACGAGGTCGAACTGCTGGACTTCGCGGGCCCCTACGAGGTGTTCACCACGGCCAACCGGCTGGCCCGGCGTGATGCGCCCTCGGCTGACGCCGCCCACATGCCCGTTCCGCCCTTCCGTCTGCGCACGGCCTCCCCCGATGGCCGGCCCGTGCGGGCCCGGGCCGGCCTGGGTCTGCAGCCGGATCTGGCCCTGCACGATGCGGCAGCGCCCGATCTGCTGATCGTGCCCGGCGGTGTGGTGGACCGGCTGCAGCAGGACCCGGTCTTCCTCGCCACGCTGGCCCGCCTCGGCCGCGACGCCGGCCGGGTGGCCTCCATCTGCACGGGCGCCTTCCTGCTGGCCGATGCCGGCCTGCTGCGGAACGCCGAAGCCACCACCCACTGGGAGGATCTGGAGGCCCTGGGCCGGCGGCACCCGCAACTGCGGCTGCGACCGGACAGGCGCTGGGTGGACACCGGCCGGGTGCTCAGCTCCGCCGGCATCGCGGCAGGCCTGGACCTGAGCCTGCACCTGGTGCGACGATGCGCCGGCGTGGAACTGGCGCAACGCACCGCCCGCCAGCTGGACTACCCATGGGATCCGACCGAATGA